Part of the bacterium genome is shown below.
CGCAGCGAGCAGACCTCGCCGACGTTCATCTCGCAGTCGGCGGGGTCGAGGCTGAGCAGGCCCTTGAGTGCATTGAGGCGCGCGGTGCGCGCCTGCCAAATGCGGCGGCTCGTCTGCTCCTGCAGGAAGACCGTGGCGTTCAGACGCGAGCCCACCCAGAAGCTCTCGGGCGAGATGTGCTGGGTGAAGGTCTGCACGCCGGGCGCCGGGTCGACCGGGATGCCGCTCAGGTCGTAGGGGAAGACGCGGCGCAGGGCCTGGCTGTGCAGGTTGTGGCCGTTCCCGCCGGCGGAGACGATGCTGTCCTGCGTGATCGCCACCTGCAGCCGGTAGTCGCCGGCCGGGTCGAGCGGCTCGACGAGATCGAGGCTGACGACCAGCGTCGAATCAGCGGCCCGCCAGTGCAGGTCGATCTCTCCCGGGCTGAGCACGTTCTTGCGCGCCGCAAAGGCGGTCAGGTAGCTGGCCCCCGTGGCCCCCTGGTCGACGACGCCGTCGATCCAGAAGTGCGGCGTGTAGTCGGCGCCGTAGCCCAGGATCAGCGCTCGGTTCTGGGTCGCGTTCTGCACGTACATGATGTCCGCCGGATTGGGCCACCAGGTGTGGCAGCGGATGAGCGCAACGCTGCTGCCCTGGCCCGGCAGCCAGCCGTCGAAGGCAAACTCGGGCGTCGCGCAGTAGCTGCAGCCGGAATTGGTGTGGAGCCAGCCGAGCGGCACATGGGTCTGCGTGTAGCTGTCGCAGCTCGCCTCCCGCGTATTGTTTCCCGGCGACTCGTCAGTCGGCAGCAGCGCCTCGGCGCGGAGGTGGTAGTAGTTGCCGCCGCTGGCAAGGAAGCTCGGGAAGTCGACCGTGGCGAGCCCGGCCGGCTCGAGGTGAACGGACTGCGTCTCGCTGTAGACCGCGCCGCCCGACTCCTCGATCGTCACCTGAAGATCGAAATCCTCGGCCGAGCTGCCGATGTTCTCGACCTGCACCGAGGGCGTGATCGCGCCGCCGGCCGCGAACTGCAGGCCGTCGGGCGCCACGGTCAGCACGGCCAGGTCATGGGCGAAGGGCTCGTAGATGCGGATGTCGTCGATGTACCAGTCATCGGCATAGGTGCCGTAGTACCGGAAAGCGACATAGACCACGGGCTCGCCGGCATAGGCGCTCAGGGCGACGGTGACCGGATCGCCCGCGAAGCCGGCGATGTCGTGATTGGCCGGTGTCCAGTCGACGATCGTCGTGAAAGCCCCGGGATCCGTCTGACTTGTCGTGCTGACGGCGATGTAGTGGTGCTCGCCGTAGCCGGGCCAGTAGGCCTGATGCTCGTAGAACTCGAGGTAGGCCGACTGCAGGGCAGAGAAGTCGAGAGCAGGCGTGACGAGGTACTCGTCCTGCTGCGTGCCCTGGGCCCCGTAGTGCACGCGCGCCGAGTAACTGCCACTGCGCTTGTAACTGGAGTTGCGCTCCCAGGTCGTGGCGTTGCCGAGATGAATCACCGCCCAGCCGGCCGGCGGCCAGCTCCCCTCGAAGCCTTGGTTCAGGATGTCGTTGCGATCGGTCTGGTAGGGCGGGCCGGCGGCGGGATCGGGGTTGGGAGTGAAGGCCTCGTGCGCGATGGCCGGGGCGAGCCCCAGGCCCAGCAGCAAGGCGATGGTCATGGCGCGAAGGGCGATGCCTGTGCGCATGCTCTGCCTCCTGCGGCGGTCCGCAAGTTCCGGTTAGGTGGGCAATTATAGCAGATTCTGGCCTGGCAGAGAGAAATCGTCGCTACTGCCGTGGGAATCCGTGGCTTGCGTGACTTTTCTGAGACACTCCCCCGCCGACCGGCTCAGCCGAAGAGCCGGCTCCCAACCTGAAAGATGAGCAATGACAACAGGTAGGCCAGGCCGGTGAAGCCCAGCCACTGGGCGACGGCCAGGCTCCAGCGCCCGGACTCCCGCCGGGTGATGGCGAAGGTGGCCATGCAGGGCGTCGCGAGCAGCGCGAAGACCAGGATCGAGAGCCCCTGCAGCGGGCTGTAGTGGCCGGCCAGCGCCGCGCGCAAGCCGCTGGCGTTCTGCTCGGGGTCGCCCATCGCGAAGATGATCCCGAGCTGCGCGACGAAGACCTCCTTCGCGGCGAAGGCGCCGAGGAAGGCCGTGTTGATGCGCCAGTCGAAGCCCAGCGGCGCCATCGCCGGCTGCAGCGCCTGGCCGATGCGCCCGGCCAGCGAGTACTCCAGCGCCTCGGCCGCCCGCGCTGCGGAAAGCGCGGCGGGATCGGCGCCCGGCCCGAGCAGCGCGTCGGCTCGGTAGCTGGCCGGCTGGGGGAAGCTCATCAGCACCCAGAGCAGCACCGAGATGCCGAGGATCAGCGTGCCCGCCTTGTGCAGGTACATCGCCGCCCGCTGCCAGACGTGGATGGCGATGCTGCGCCCGGTCGGCCGCCGGTAGGGCGGCAGCTCCATGACGAAGGGCGTCGCCAGGCCGGCCAGCACGCTGCGGCTGAGGAGCCGCGCGACGATCAGGCCCAGCCCGATCCCCAGCAGGTAGAGCCCGAAGAGCACCGGCGTGTGCCAGGCCGGCGGGAAGAAGGCCGGGATCAGGAGCAGGTAGATCGGCAGGCGCGCGCCGCACGAGATGAAGGGCAGGATCAGCATCGTCACCAGGCGGTCGCGGCGGCTGGGCAGCGTGCGCGTGGCCATGATCGCCGGGATCGTGCAGCCGAAGCCGATCAGCATGGGGATGAAGCTCTTGCCGTGCAGGCCGAAGCGGTGCATCACGCGGTCCATGATGAAGGCCGCCCGCGCCATGTAGCCCGTGTCCTCGAGCAGGCTGATGCCGAGGAAGAGCAGCACGATGTTGGGCAGGAAGACGATCACGCCGCCGACGCCGCCGATCACGCCGTCGATGAGGAGGCTCTCGAGCCAGGACTGCCGCCCCGCCGGCCAGAGCTGGCCGAGGCGCTCGGCCAGCCAGCCGAAGCCGGCGTCGATGCCGTTCATCAGCGGCGCGCCGAGGCTGAAGGTGAGCCAGAAGAGCCCGTACATGAAGAGCAGGAAGAGCGGCAGGCCGAGCACGCGGTGCGTGAGCACGGCGTCGATGCGCTCGCTCTCGGTGACGCGGTCCACGCGCGCGGGCCGGCGCGTGACCTCGCGCGCGAGGCCGGCCGCGAAGCCGTAGCGGCGATCGGCGACGAGCACGGCCACGGGATCGCCCGTGCGCCGCTCGAGGCGCTCGTTGAGCTCGGCCAGGTGCAGGCGCAGGGCGCTGGCGTCGGCGAGCTGGGCCTCGACGGCGGCCGTCACTTCCAGGTCGCCCTCGAGCAGCTTCAGCGCAGCGTAGCGCCCCGGGTAGCGCAGCTCGGCCAGGCCCGCCAGCCGCTGCTCGAGCGCGGCGATCTCGGGTTCGAGATCCTCGCCGTAGTCCACGCGCGGCAGGCGCGGCTCGCGACCGGCCGCCAGGCGCAGGCGCTGCTTCAGCTCGTCGATGCCCGCGCCCTTGTGGCCGACGGTCTCGGCCACCTCGGCGCCGGTCAGCTCGCCCAGGCGCTGCGCATCCAGGAGCTGGCCTTGCCCGCGCGCCACGTCGGCCATGTTGAGGACGAGGACGAGATTCAGCTCCAGCTCCATGAGCTGCACGGCGAGGTGCAGATTGCGCTCGAGGTTGGAGCTGTCGAGCACGTCGACCACCACATCCGGCCGCTCCTCGAGCAGGAAGCGGCGGGCAACGCGCTCCTCGTCGCTGTGCGCGGTGAGGCTGTAGGTGCCGGGCAGGTCGACGACCTGCATCGGCCCGCCCACGCCGCGCAGGCGCCCCCACTTCTTCTCGACCGTCACACCGGGGTAGTTGCCGACGTGCTGATGGCCGCCGGTGAGGCGGTTGAAGAGGCTGGTCTTGCCCGAGTTCGGGTTGCCGGCCAGGGCCACGGTGATCTCGCGGCTGCGCAGCAGCTCGCTCGGGATGTCCGCCGTGCTCGCCGTTCGCCGCATCTAGAGCCGCTCCACGCCGATCGTCGCCGCCTCGGCCTTGCGCAGCGAGAGGTGGCAGCCCTTCACCTTGATGTCGATGGGGTCGCCCAGCGGCGCCAGGCCCTGCAGCGCCACCTCGACCCCGGGCAGGAGGCCGAGATCGAGCAGGCGCTGGCGGATCTCCGTGGCCGCGCGCACGCTGACCACGCGGCCTCGCTGGCCGGGCGCGAGCCGATCGAGCGTGACCAGCTCGCGGCCGCGGCTGAACAGACCCACGACCTCGGGCCCGAAGGCCTCGGCGCAGGCCTGCGTGCGGCAGCTCAGGGTCTCGCCCTGGCCGCCCTGCGAGCGCCGGCCCGCCTCGTAGCACTCGTGGAAGCGCTCGACGAGATCGTCGCCGGCCCGCGGGCAGCCGCGCAGGAACTCGACGAAGCCCGCCAGGCGATCCAGCGTCTCGATGCTGATCACGTGCTCGATTGAGCAGGCATCCCTGCCGGCCGTTTCGAGGGGCACGCCGAGGATCTCGTTCAGGAAGCGCGTGATGAACTCGTGGCGCTGGAGCACGCGGTTGGCCAGCTCCCGGCCGGCCGGCGTGAGCACGGCCGTCTCGCGGGCGCGGTAATCGATGAGGCCCTCGGCGGCGAGGCGCTTCAGCGCGCCGGTCACGGAGGCCATGCGCACGTCCTTGCGCTGGGCGATCTCCTTGGCCCGCGCCTCGCCCTTCTCCTGGACGAGCTGGAG
Proteins encoded:
- the feoB gene encoding ferrous iron transport protein B; translated protein: MRRTASTADIPSELLRSREITVALAGNPNSGKTSLFNRLTGGHQHVGNYPGVTVEKKWGRLRGVGGPMQVVDLPGTYSLTAHSDEERVARRFLLEERPDVVVDVLDSSNLERNLHLAVQLMELELNLVLVLNMADVARGQGQLLDAQRLGELTGAEVAETVGHKGAGIDELKQRLRLAAGREPRLPRVDYGEDLEPEIAALEQRLAGLAELRYPGRYAALKLLEGDLEVTAAVEAQLADASALRLHLAELNERLERRTGDPVAVLVADRRYGFAAGLAREVTRRPARVDRVTESERIDAVLTHRVLGLPLFLLFMYGLFWLTFSLGAPLMNGIDAGFGWLAERLGQLWPAGRQSWLESLLIDGVIGGVGGVIVFLPNIVLLFLGISLLEDTGYMARAAFIMDRVMHRFGLHGKSFIPMLIGFGCTIPAIMATRTLPSRRDRLVTMLILPFISCGARLPIYLLLIPAFFPPAWHTPVLFGLYLLGIGLGLIVARLLSRSVLAGLATPFVMELPPYRRPTGRSIAIHVWQRAAMYLHKAGTLILGISVLLWVLMSFPQPASYRADALLGPGADPAALSAARAAEALEYSLAGRIGQALQPAMAPLGFDWRINTAFLGAFAAKEVFVAQLGIIFAMGDPEQNASGLRAALAGHYSPLQGLSILVFALLATPCMATFAITRRESGRWSLAVAQWLGFTGLAYLLSLLIFQVGSRLFG
- a CDS encoding DtxR family transcriptional regulator, whose product is MHIGDLGESLEDYLEIILQLVQEKGEARAKEIAQRKDVRMASVTGALKRLAAEGLIDYRARETAVLTPAGRELANRVLQRHEFITRFLNEILGVPLETAGRDACSIEHVISIETLDRLAGFVEFLRGCPRAGDDLVERFHECYEAGRRSQGGQGETLSCRTQACAEAFGPEVVGLFSRGRELVTLDRLAPGQRGRVVSVRAATEIRQRLLDLGLLPGVEVALQGLAPLGDPIDIKVKGCHLSLRKAEAATIGVERL